The Brassica napus cultivar Da-Ae chromosome C1, Da-Ae, whole genome shotgun sequence DNA segment tttagatttatcTTTTATGGAATACTGTTTAGGGTATATTTAATAGGATTTTGATTTATGGTTTCATTGTTAGTATTCAACTTCGAGgaatcctaaaccataaacatATAGAGTGTGATTGGGTAAAACGAGCGTAGGAGAATGAGTAAAATTAGTAGAGGaaatgatataataaaaaattaagactAGCGCAACAACCCGGAATTGAGAAACATATATGCCCAAACTAATTCCACTTAAAACGAATTTGTTTAGTTTTCATCATTTCCACCAATAACTGCATCATCTGGAATGTAATTTTTCCAGAACCAATGTTGCTTCCAAACTCTTCCCATCTCTTCAATGGGAACACCTCTAGTCTCCGGAAACAAAAAGTAGATGAAGATGGTCATGATGGCAACCATGCCTGCAAAGAAGTAGAAGAGACCAAACTTCATGTGACAAAGCATTGTCAAGAAGAATTGACCGATGAGGAAAGTGAAGAACATGTTGACTGAGACGTTGATGGCTTGTCCAGCTGGTCTGATTTCCAATGGACATATCTCACTGGGTACTAACCAACCCAATGGACCCCATGACCATGCAAATCCCGCAACGTACACACATATGAAAACAAGAATCCAGTCTGCTGTTGCGGGTGTCAAGGTTCCGGTTCCCGTGGTTCCGAATTTTAAACCGATAAATGAACCAACAAGAATCTgaaaagataaacaaaacaTGCATCAATCATATATGTGACTTTGTttaggaaaaagaaagaaagaaatatatatacaccctaataaattacatattattttcaagAAATTATGGTTCTTTTTACAGTTTCCATGTTCAGGTtgtaatgatttttaaaaagaaaaaagtaattTAATCATCTAAATATTCAAGAAATTATTCTGGTCCTTTAAAAACATGTGTTGTTAAATTGTCATtgttttgatgaaaaatatacTTTCCATTTTCCATATAtgtatctaaaatatttctgGTCCCCTAAATGTCGGAACCGGCTATATcctttagagcatgattaaccccggAATCTTAAGATGTgattcttagcggaagttaagaaactgttttttaatttttaactaaaaaacctaagaaccgcttcttaaataaggactttaagaaccgcttcttagttttttagttaaaaattaagaaacagtttcttaacttctgcTAAGAACCATACTCTAAGAACTCCGGGTTAATGAtggtcttatatattaaaggagaagcattgtaataaatacaTTCACACTGTAATAGACACGTACGTGCCAacctcacaatgatttgataataaatatgctaacgcgttcatactatattcataaatgtgttcacaatATATATTtcgtattttttaatataaaactcacatgcatggttccaataaaattttggatttttcggttcgaataaaaaaaataacaaattaaaagctaaactatataaagatatatatatatatatatatatattatttttattatttacggataaaattgggaaaaatatttataaatttcgatttgattcgttatccgttttgatttgaaccaaaaaatatggatatccataactctacgaagcaaatcaaatactaaaatacaattaaaaaaagcaAATCACTAATACCTATATTTTTAAGAACGAATATCTAATTcgatatgttatatgcatatatatacatatatgtacataattatatatatatatatgttatatatattatagtttatataagttttacaatattcttatgaattaaatttattatatgaggtattaaaatttataaagttaaataatattttatttttgtaataaaatgttattattaaaattttcaattattttaaaattttttattttatctacggatcaaatcggatattctttaaaattctaaattatttCTTTCACTActgaccaaattgtagtaaaatgatttgtcttaataattttcttttctttttcttgaactattatccgcttacaaactatgatatgaaaccattggttcgacatgacgactatctaaaattcataacatgaaaataaacaaataatagtaatttttggtttttaccgaaaaaactaaaaaatcaaacattctaaccgaataaacaaaaataaatattaatttaaaataatagttatattttaggagattaaaaaaccaaaaaataatttaaaaccgaactgatatccagattaaacaaatttaatgtgtttttattaaaaataacgaaattaataatcacatcccgcgcaaggcaCGGATTATTAGCTAGTTACGATTGTTGTGCATGCAAATGGATGTTGTATGATTAGAGTGGAAAAGCTAATGCAAACACAAATAAAGATAGAAAGAATTGAAGGCTATGTAAAACTGATTTGTACCTGACATATGAACATTTGAATGCCACCTTCAAGGAAAAGAAACCTTCTTCCAAATCTATCAACCGAGTATAGGGAGACAAAGGTCGCGAGCACGTTAACTACACCGGTTATTACAGCCGACATAAGAGCAGCATCATCTCCAAAACCAAGAGTCTTGAAGAGAACAGGAGCGTAGAACATAATGACATTAATTCCAGTAATCTGCTGGAAAAAGGGAATGGCCGAGCAGAAGACTAAAGCCGGTCTGTATTTGCTCTGCCTGATGTTTTTCCATGGATGTTCTACCTTTTTAGCAGCTTGACATGCATCGCGTATATCTTGAAACTCATGGTCAACGTTTTCCGTTCCTCGTACTTTCTTCAACATTTGTTTTGCTTCCTCGTATTTGCCTCTCTCAAGCATTGAGTTTGGTGTATCGGGCAAAAAGAATGATCCGATCACCATAAGAATTGCTGGAACAGCTGCTAAACCTAAAGAAACCCTCCACCCATTTTTAGCCATATTAGATGTTCCATAGTTGATCAGATTCGCCACCAAGATTCCAGACGTAATAGCCACCTGGAAACAAATGTTTAGCGCTcctcttatctttgctggagccATTTCCGAGAGGTAAACCGGAGTTgactgaaaagaaaaacaattcttATTGAGAATCAGCATAGACAATATACAtacatgattttatttttgtggtCACAAAGTTCCGGACCTTTGGTCTATATAATGTTGCATGAGGCATATcacatatatatttagatgataTACAACAAATTTAGACCTAACCTGATTAGCAAATCCCACACCTACACCGAGCAAAAGTCTACCGATGATGAGCATTGTGACATTAATGGCAAAGGCGTTGATCAGTGCACCGGTGAGGAAAGCAAGTCCACCGGTAAACATGGAAACCTTTCGTCCATACTTCCTAGTAACAACCGAAGCCACAAAGGAAGCTACCAAAGCTGCTAAGTAGAGAGAAGAAGTAAACAATTGGAGCTTTTGGTCATCAAATTTGCAGTAAGCCGTCTCGTGCTTCGCCTTTACCCTTTGCTTCTCTAATTGTGGGAAGAACTTGCTAAGAAACTCATCCATTGAGGTCACACCTCCTGAGATTCCAAGGTCATAACCAAAGAGGAGACCTCCCATGGCCGCAACCATACATGTTATGACAACGAAAACTGTGACTCCTCCTTCATAATCTCTTCCACCATTTCCTCCTTCTGACACAAAAGCTCCTCCTgccatttttgtttttgcttttgtgCTTAGAAGAAAGGAAGCAAGGAATGTTGTGGCTTAATTTGAAAATGGGATTCACTTTGTGATCCGATCCTTTAAATAGATAATATAATGACACTATAATTAGGGGTTGGATTACGTGTATTGTGTAATAAATTTTCATCTTATCTTTGTTTGGCTTACGATTAAGAGAAGTAGCTTTGTTAGTAACAAGAGTTGGTTAACGTTAGACACCAAGTTTCATGCAGAGTTTTTACTGTATTTGACTGTTTGTTATACAGTTTTCTTTCCTAGACCTTATTTATCTTTTCActtgtatataaaaatataagacaGTATATATTCATAACGATCATGAAAAGTAGAATCGTGGCATTTAGTTATTTACAACTGTTCTCGTTGTTCTAGCTAGGCTGggcgttcgggtcttcgggtcgggtttgggCCGGTTCCTTTCATGTCCGGGtctttcgggtcctaaatatttagacccaataggtacttagaaattttcgggtcgggttcgggtcggaatcggttcgggtctataattaaaatacccataaaatatCTGTAATTTTTCGGGTCCATATCGGGTCCGGATTGgattcgggtatttaggatctaaAAAGGACATGGCATACCCAACGCGATcaaatttagtcgatatttgtcatatatatctaaaattttacaaaataacttaaataaaactattaataattaaaataaaacagttttaaagtctaaattttacattttaaagcttcatattacttaaaaaatgttacaaaataataacaaatattgttaacaaaagatatttcaactaaatcataaaataatatatataaaatagaacaaaaaatcatagttttagatatacgttttttttaagtcgggtacaaatcggttcttttcgggtcgGATTTAttcgggtccgggtctattcgggtcggttcttttcggttccggttctttcgggtaaaagaaatttagacccaaaaggtatttgtaaattttcggttcggttccgggtCGGATATTTTTTAGTTGGTTctggttcgggttttcgggtccaggttaaaatgcccaggcctagtgcTAGCTACTTAATagtcttttttaatttttatacgtTAAATAGCTTTCAAAAGTTAAAGTGATAAAAATAGATTTCACTAAATGGTTAAATGGGTTTTGAAAATATGactcaaaaattatatattaaataaaaaaaatattaacaaattcaaaatgatAAAATCAAAGATAACGTTTTTGAATTatgtttctcaaaatctatttttcaaattttctttaaattctcttttcataatttttctttttaattattttttgttttcaaaattgttTTTGGGAAAAGATATCTCTTAAAAAAACCTTTAGAAAGATCTTTCTCAACGTGTATGATATCTTGAATGTCTAAAAAATCATAATTCATGAATgtcttcatataaatatgtaaatagaCTTATTGAATAAAACTTGTATAtacatttagaaattttttctaAATGTGTATGTTATCTTCCGAAATTTGATGTATATGCATATCTAGAAAAAttgtatttatcattttaaaaaacttacgaaaatgcttataaatatatataatatatttatataatatatatatcaaatataggAAGGCCTTTCAAAAACTTTAGCaagatattatacatatttaagaatatctgactaaatatacatataattcaaATTGAGTAATGTATTCATAAAGGTCTtactatatatacatttaaatgtattttaaatggAGTCAATTAGCTCAACATACCTAACTTGAATCAAAATTAGGAAATTACTTCACAGCTGGAAACTCACATTTACTGTAGCAAAAAATACATAAAGTgaccattttatattttttgattggACACATAAAAGAAGATAGAGGAGTgaaagcttcttcttcatcatttatatttttcggCGTAAGATTTCTTCTCATTTTATTCATTGATGTTGATAGCTTCAACTTCTGATGTTCTCTGGTATGGAAAAGCCGTCATTTTAGAATCCCATTTGGCCAAGACGGGTTACTAAGATTTTTTGTCTCCCACCATTGACGGCTTGTAGCTTCCTGCAACATAACTTTGAAGCTAATCCTCTCACCAACACAGCTGAGGAAGGCTCGTATCTCATGCATCCAGCTGGTAAAGAATCAGAAGAGTGGAAGAAAAATCCCTAATTTCAAGTCATTGTTCCTTTCTTCAACTTCCTGTGTCGACTGCTAAAGATTCCTGTAAATTACTAATATGTTAACCTAAGAAGTTGAACGCTACATTTTATCGTGTTATATGAATTGTTAGTGGGTAACTTATTAATCCCAAGGTATGCTGCCAATGaatatatcgatcgatgctttgTTAGCGAGCTATATTTACATGTAAAGAGTAAAAGAATCATTAGCATATATAGAAGTAAATACTCAGATCAATCTAATATGTTTCCTACCATCTAAAACATAATGTTAAACGcaaaataatagtttatatataatacGATAACTGTTAACCAATAAGAATGTAGAAGCTAAAGAGATAATGACAGAATTATTCCGCTACCTTAAGTTTTAACATCTAACAAATTATGTATCAACTAACTAAAATTATTTCCAATATTTTACCATCCATTTAAATAGGCGGCAACAAATCTTAGTAACAGCTAATCATTTATGTATTAACTAATACTTTGTATTATCTAAACAACTATTTATCAATTACCATCACCCACGGTTTGTTAACATATAACAAAAACATTTATCAGCTCACAGTACCAAATACATAGCAACTAACCATATATTTAAGTTAACAACAACTTAAACTGTTAAATCGTATCTACAACACTCGCAGTTGAAATGTGTTAGATCCATGTCCTCATCTCAATCTCAGTAAGAATCCATTCTTTCTTTAACTCGTGAATCAAAAATATCTCTATGACATGCcatgaaatcaatttaaatctTCCATATCATGACCGATTGGAACTAACCGCCGGAGTAAATACATAATGATCTCGTCGATCGAGAGAGACGTACTCGTTAGGACCATATGATGTGTTGAACAGAGAAAATATATGATATGTAGCCAAAAAGAGAGACGCAGTGGTAAAAAGTTGGCTCTAAACCTCGTCATGAACATTATCCTAGGTACGACAAGGCTTGGCGACTGTTTCAATCAAGGTAATCGTTTTCATCTGCCGTTTTCAAGAAGGTATAGGAGACGACAACAATAACAGAGGAGAAAAGACGAGGGCGGTGGTGAATTAAATCTTGTTTACGGAAGAAGAAATATACAAATGAAATCATTAGAAATAGAAGTGAACATGATTTTTAGAGAAATGTATCTCCTCTAACGCTCTCTCCTCCCTCATCAAAGAAGAAGACTCTGCCGGTGGTGTTTGCTCGGCCAGCGTCTGTCGGCTCTCGAGCAACGGCGTTGAGCCTGTCCTAGTATCTTGTTTCGTTGTAAGGTCCTCGGTCTCCTTGTTGTGAGATGAAGCAATGGTCCACCATGTGAGCTGAGGTTTGTTGTAGGCGTATGTGTCCCAGATCTGAGAAGGTATGATGCAGCAGTGACTCTTTCAACCCAGCCAGTGGCTTCCTGTCCTAATGGCTCAGATCTATCCGCCCCCTTCCTTTGTGTAGGCGCGTGAAGCGCGTGAATCACCCGGGTTTCGGTGCGGTGTTTAAGCGAGTCTTGTGGCTCTCCTCTCTCATGGTGGTGGCTCTGTTCCAACTTCTTATCCTGCAAGTGGATCGGGTTTTCTTTTTAGATAGTCTTATGGTTTAAGGTCCTCTCCCTCTCTAGATGTACTCAAATCTGGTCTATAGCTTCAGTCCTATATGGATTGAGCGGAGAAGATGAAATTGGACTCCATTGACACAGATCTTGTCAGATCTGTGATTAGGTGGTTGGTGTTTGGAAGGATTGTTGGGCCTTGCCGAAGTTTGAAGGCGTGTCTGAGGCGCGTGGAGAGTCCTATCAAAGGCCAATGGCAAGTTTTCGTTGGATTTGGAGGACAAGCTACAGTGACGGTTTTCTATGGCTAACAGAccgatttcttttcttttgatcaGTAGTATTGTTTCTCATCTAGGGTTTTTAGTTTATGGTCTGTTTTGATGTCTTTGTTTTGTCTAGGCTCTGATCTTTTGCCTCAAAAATCTTCGTTCTAGTTTGGCTCTGGGGTCATAATATTTTAACCGCCGGCTAGTGTCTGGCGTGTCTTTTAATCGCCGGCTTGGTTTGGACTTTAGATCTTATGTATCATCTTGTAATCCCTGGTGTTCGGGTTTGAAATATTATGATTAATAAAACctcatataacaaaaaaaacagaagtgAACATGTTGCTGAGAATTGTAAGGAGATAGAGGAGAGAGACATAAAGGTGGGTGAATGATATTATTGGATTATCAAATTGTAACGGTATTATTAATAGTGAAATGTTGTGTACTTAATTATGGCTTTTTATGGGTATATGGAACGTAAATACTcttttaaatacatatttataaaagttttcctaaatattatgaaaatattatacttacttatcaatatattattaaatcttAGAAAGTTATTAAACTTATTCAGGAATATCTTCATAAATTCAAATTCAGAAATATATCATACACATTCAAAAATGTATTccttaactttttattaataaaaatcatttccaacaaaattgaaacaaaaaaaattgaaaacaaattaaaaaaaaacgaaaatattttgatctttgtatatatgtttttgaaatatttttatttgtatatatctgTAAAGTATGggtataattattatttaccaCTTTCAAATTcgtaaatttcaatttttttaataaatatatattatacaagtATGGGTACaatctgttatatatatatggggAATTGGGTTGTATaattttcaaacaaattataattcatttGATAACTACAATCTGTTACagtattttatgtaataatgttATATTACCCTGAAATTTAACCTGTGTAACctgctgaaaattatttattaaaataaatattaaataaatgatttaataaattgtGGTTATCATTGATGCacatctctttcttttcttcttcctcttctcctccaatctctgttttttttttcatacatacGAACACAAACCAGTTCATCTCAAGACGAAGAAAGAGCATGGATTCTGGGCTTGTAGAATTGAGTTTGGAGGAGAAGATTGCATAGTAGAAAACGACGAGGTGACGTcacgatttcttttttttttagtctcTTTAATGTTGTTGATCTTGATTTTCTTCGTtgttatttaaattgttataatATGATGTATTGATATGGTATGGTGAAAAATAATTACTCTGGACCAGTGAATGCGTGTATCACCATGTCTGCAAAAAGAGGACGATGTGAAGAAAATGAACTCGTCGACTATACTATATGTAGTGAAAGAAAATTATAGTCTAGTAcgattcttatatttttgtacCATTCGCAAGTACCAAACTAAATAGTATGCTACATTTGTTATATTATTGTACCATCGATTGTTTgataaattcattatttatcaatttctGGTTTACAACTATATGtactatactatgtattttttctatactatttgggtttagagtttatacttgggtttagggtttagtgattaagatttagggtttagtatttggaaggtaGGGGTTGAGGTTTGGGTTTAATGACTGTATTATGTATGTTCCATTTGACGATTAATAAAGAGTGTTTTATTTTACTCACCAATTTGtactatactatgtattttgttccattctatttgggctTAGAGTCCATAtttgggtttacggtttagtgattaggatttagggtttagtatttggaaggtgggagtttatgtttgggtttagtgatagcATTTTTGGGTTTAGTATTCAAAAGTTAGGTCTGAGTTTAGCATTGAGGAGTTGTGTGTTGGATTGGAGTCCTATACTATTCAAAAATTAGATTtggatttagtttaatattacataatattatatattattttcagattttgataattgagtttagggttcagtaattaaggtttagggtttagtatttagatggAAAAGTgatgtttaaagtttagggtttagtatttaggagtTGAGGCTTGGAGTAAAGTTTAGTATTTACTAGATGTGAGTGAATTTTGAATCTTATTATATTTCACTGATATGGTATAGAAAAATCAGATGCATATTTATGTGTTAAACAAAAGTGTGGTATTGGTTGTATTACGTATGATAATTAATTGTGGAGTGTCAAATTGTTGATGTCATCaactttctctttttattacgggcaacttgaacaaaaaaaagtaataccggcttaaacttaacataattgttatggatttaattatgtcaaaatcaatgctCTGCACTTAATTTCCTTTTCAAATTTGGTCATTTGGCAAATTCaccttatatatattatacaagtGAAAAGATAAATAAGGTCTAGGAAAAAAAACTGTATAACAAACAGTCAAATACAGTAAAAACTCTGCATGAAACTTGGTGTCTAACGTTAACTAACTCTTGTTACTAACAAGCTACTTCTCCTAATCGTAAGCCAAACAAAGATAAGATCAAAATTTATTACACAATACACGTAATCCAACCCCTAATTATAGTGTCATTATATTATCTATTTAAAGGATCGGATCACAAAGTGAATCCCATTTTCAAATTAAGCCACAACATTCCTTGCTTCCTTCCTTCTAAGcacaaaagcaaaaacaaaaatggcAGGAGGAGCTTTtgtgttattttgaaaatatagaaaagaaaactaaaatttaaaatcttattaactgaaattagtaaataattttaattaaggCAATgagatataatatttaaaattcattaagggtagcTCAGTAAATAAGAATCGTAAGAATTAGTGTGATCAAAACATATAGGAAATTAacttatcaaataatattatagagattttaaaatattaaatattaaaataatagtttttttatctTAAACATATAGTTAGAGAAGTACCCTAGAatagcaataaaaaaaatttatcacaaaaatagtttcCAAAgatcaaaataaccaaaataggttgcattaaagaggtaaataataattataccCGTACTTTTtaggtatataaaaatagaaaatattaataaaaaatttgaaatgaatatattttcgaatttttaaatttcgtttcaatttgtttttaacatttttaggaaaagatttttattaacaaaaagtttaaaaatacctTCTTAAATGTGTACGATATCCTTCAGAATTTGAGTTTATTAAGACATTCCTAAATAAGTATAATATCATTCTAAGATTTAATAAGATATT contains these protein-coding regions:
- the LOC106355570 gene encoding sugar transport protein 10-like, which gives rise to MAGGAFVSEGGNGGRDYEGGVTVFVVITCMVAAMGGLLFGYDLGISGGVTSMDEFLSKFFPQLEKQRVKAKHETAYCKFDDQKLQLFTSSLYLAALVASFVASVVTRKYGRKVSMFTGGLAFLTGALINAFAINVTMLIIGRLLLGVGVGFANQSTPVYLSEMAPAKIRGALNICFQVAITSGILVANLINYGTSNMAKNGWRVSLGLAAVPAILMVIGSFFLPDTPNSMLERGKYEEAKQMLKKVRGTENVDHEFQDIRDACQAAKKVEHPWKNIRQSKYRPALVFCSAIPFFQQITGINVIMFYAPVLFKTLGFGDDAALMSAVITGVVNVLATFVSLYSVDRFGRRFLFLEGGIQMFICQILVGSFIGLKFGTTGTGTLTPATADWILVFICVYVAGFAWSWGPLGWLVPSEICPLEIRPAGQAINVSVNMFFTFLIGQFFLTMLCHMKFGLFYFFAGMVAIMTIFIYFLFPETRGVPIEEMGRVWKQHWFWKNYIPDDAVIGGNDEN